The Fusarium musae strain F31 chromosome 10, whole genome shotgun sequence genome window below encodes:
- a CDS encoding hypothetical protein (EggNog:ENOG41): MTKIFLTGATGYIGGDVLHTLLKSHPEYKVRALVRDASKGAAITKNYSQVQLVTGGLDDADVIAQEAQDADVVLHLAATGHLKSVQTIYETLSERPDSAKSPYYIQISGASALAAGELADKSRVFGTGSDVIYDDLTGIDSIKSLIKQYPSRAVDNYIFSVSEQNSNVKTALVVPPIIYGQGRGPGNRRSIQIPGLAKATLERKKGLQVGSGESRWGNIHIADLSRIFVGLVEKAVEGNQDENIWGAKGLFFTGAGELSFAEISRRIAVAANDFNLIPTTEVDNLDAKEIDRIIPHGSVLLGTNARAGADRARKVLGWEPEHESLGEHIPTTVIQEAEALGIKGKNPKSKL, translated from the exons ATGACCAAGATCTTCCT TACCGGCGCTACTGGCTACATTGGCGGTGATGTCCTTCACACGCTGTTGAAGTCGCACCCCGAATACAAAGTCCGAGCCTTAGTTCGTGATGCTTCGAAGGGAGCGGCCATAACCAAGAATTATAGTCAGGTGCAGCTTGTTACTGGCGGACTTGATGACGCCGATGTTATTGCACAGGAAGCCCAGGATGCTGACGTCGTGCTCC ATCTCGCGGCGACCGGCCACTTGAAGAGTGTCCAGACCATCTATGAGACCCTCTCGGAACGACCTGATAGCGCGAAGTCTCCCTATTACATCCAAATCTCAGGCGCGAGCGCGTTGGCGGCTGGTGAGCTGGCCGACAAGTCGCGGGTCTTTGGTACAGGCAGTGATGTCATCTACGATGATCTGACTGGTATCGACTCGATCAAGTCGCTCATCAAGCAATACCCAAGCCGCGCAGTGGACAACTACATCTTTTCTGTTTCGGAGCAGAACTCAAATGTCAAGACGGCGCTGGTTGTTCCTCCCATTATTTACGGCCAAGGTCGTGGTCCCGGCAATCGGCGCAGCATCCAAATTCCCGGGCTGGCCAAAGCGACATTGGAGCGCAAGAAGGGCCTGCAAGTTGGCTCTGGCGAAAGTCGCTGGGGGAACATTCACATCGCCGATTTGAGCCGCATCTTTGTCGGTTTGGTTGAGAAGGCGGTTGAGGGCAATCAAGATGAGAACATATGGGGGGCTAAGGGCCTCTTTTTCACCGGTGCTGGAGAACTG TCATTTGCCGAGATCTCACGTCGCATCGCTGTCGCTGCGAATGACTTTAATCTCATCCCGACCACAGAAGTCGACAATCTCGATGCAAAGGAAATAGACCGCATCATTCCCCATGGCTCTGTCCTGTTGGGAACAAACGCGCGCGCTGGAGCTGATCGGGCTCGAAAGGTCCTCGGATGGGAACCAGAACATGAAAGCTTGGGGGAGCATATCCCAACCACAGTAATTCAAGAGGCCGAGGCACTTGGTATCAAGGGTAAGAATCCCAAATCCAAGCTTTGA